One Chrysiogenia bacterium genomic window carries:
- a CDS encoding RNA-binding protein produces MKVYVGNLPFSATEEEVRSKFEAFGPLQEVALITDRDTGRPRGFGFVTFENGEDAQSAISALDNTDMGGRNLKVNQAQERSRGGGGGGGRGGYGGGGGRDRGGYGGGGRDRY; encoded by the coding sequence ATGAAAGTCTATGTTGGAAACCTGCCGTTCAGTGCGACCGAAGAAGAAGTCCGCAGCAAGTTCGAGGCCTTTGGCCCCCTGCAGGAAGTGGCCCTGATCACTGATCGTGATACCGGTCGCCCCCGCGGTTTTGGTTTCGTGACCTTCGAGAACGGTGAAGACGCCCAGAGCGCCATCTCCGCCCTCGACAACACCGACATGGGTGGACGCAATCTGAAGGTCAACCAGGCCCAGGAGCGTTCGCGCGGTGGCGGCGGCGGCGGTGGCCGTGGCGGCTACGGCGGCGGCGGCGGTCGTGACCGTGGTGGTTACGGCGGCGGCGGTCGCGATCGCTACTAA